From the genome of Leptodactylus fuscus isolate aLepFus1 chromosome 1, aLepFus1.hap2, whole genome shotgun sequence, one region includes:
- the C1H19orf25 gene encoding UPF0449 protein C19orf25 homolog, with product MTSRTKKRIVLPSRPEPPSVDEILEDVHGAVVSDPVFACNLSDDSLIPSQEASNDHDKQYMQSCAYVQLNYKLKEAQGDLKEKYETLKSSGIKLGKVIEELREEAM from the exons ATGACATCAAGAACAAAGAAGCGCATTGTTCTTCCCTCTCGTCCTGAGCCCCCCAGTGTCGATGAAATTCTAGAAGATGTTCATGGTGCAGTAGTATCTGATCCTGTGTTTGCTTGCAACCTTAGTGACG ATTCTCTGATCCCTTCACAAGAGGCCTCCAATGATCACGACAAGCAGTACATGCAGAGCTGCGCCTATGTGCAATTGAACTACAAATTAAAAGAAGCCCAGGGAGATCTAAAGGAAAAATACGAGACCTTGAAATCTTCTGGAATTAAGCTTGGAAAAGTTATAGAAGAGTTGAGAGAGGAAGCAATGTGA